ATCGCATAGTTTCCTTGACTGGAGCGGTACGGAATGGATATGCAGCAAGGGGCACGGCTTCCTGCACATCCCAGAAATCCCGACAAGCTGGCTCAGTATTCAATGCTGGCTCCACATGAATCCGTCCTGGCACTCTCTGTTTTCTGATACTTGTATTGAGTAGATTGATTGACGCCCGCATCCTCCGGCTTGCGTGTGCCCAAGATCTAATTTGCTGGCGGGGCTAATCGACCGTGATAAATCTCAATCGTCAGCAGAATTATCGCTAAGAGCGTTTCTGTTCGATTGGGACAGGCTCGTCATGAAGAAAGCCAGGATGGCACGAGAAAAGCGATATTAGCCTGAGCCGCAGGGGAACGTGCTTCGACAGATTTAGGTGGTAATTCAGCTCAACAACACGCAATTTACACCGCATTACAAACTCTGAATAATCAATTGCTTGTAAGGGCGTTGCGAAAACTTTCATCTTAAAGCGCACGTTGATCACGAAACTTTCACATTAAACGCGGTCTCCACTTTCACTTTCTCGATCACGCGAATTCTTAAGTGGTTGATCTCAAAGATGAGGAACTTTCACTTTATCTGTGCGCGCACACTTAAAACAACAGCCGCGCTTAGAGTGAAGGTTCCACCAGAGCGACCATCTCTTGGAGAATCAAGATAGACAGCCGGCGCCCTGCCTGGAAATCAAATCTCGACAAGCGGCTCATGAATAAATCTCTCATTGGCAGCCGTTGGGTTCTCGCGGGTGGGAGGGCACTCAGTGAGCTTCCTGCGCAGCCCTGCTTTCTTTCACTCTTACGCCATCTTCAATATCGGCGCCGGGATGCACAACCACACGATCCCCCAGCCGCAAGCCCGCAGTGACTTCCCAAAAGGTACTGCCGCGGTGCCCGATCTGGACGATAGTTCTATGGGCTTTGCCATTTTTGACGAGAAATACAGCCCACTCCTTCTGGAAGCGGAAGATAGCGCTAGCCGGAACTTTGAGAACGTTAGAACCCTGCCAGACAATGACTTGCACGTTGACGTGATAGGCGTCTTCAAGGCCATGGGTAGGGCCAATTGGATCGCAAACCACGTTGACTCTCTGCTCCTCAACGCCGAGAGCGGAGACCTTGGTGAATCCTCCAGGTTCGACGAGGCGGACGCGCGCAGGAATATCCTCGGCGCCGCCCCAATCGGTTATGAGGGCGTGCATTTCAGGCTGGATGCGCACAGCGTCGCGCGTGAGGAAGTCTGAGACAATTTCGAGCCGCGGCGTAAAGCCGATTTCCAGCAGTGGCATGCCGGGTGTGACGACGCGCTCGCTCTTTTCAAACAGCCGGAGTACGCGGCCGTCAATTGGAGCGCGGATGGGGGTGGGCAGCGTGGAGGGTCCGCTGTGATACTCAAGCAGCGCTGATCTCGCTTCTTCTACCTGAGATTTTGCGGCCTCGAGCGCGGAGTCGGCGGCATGAGCCTGTTTCGCGGCAACAGAGTCCACCGTGACGGCTCTTTCCTGAGCTTCCTGCGAGATGATGCCGTGCTGAAAAAGCTGGCGCGCGCGATCGAGATCCTTTTGCGCCTGTGCTTGGTCGGCAGCGGCACGGGCGGCGAGTGCTTCTGCCTGCTTCTGGCTGGCTCGAGCTGCATCCAGGCGCGCCTGGAGTATGGCCTGCTGCCGAGGGTCAATGGGTGCAGGGTCAATCCATGCGATGATTTGGTTTTCCTTCACGGCGTCGCCAGCATCAAGATGGATTCTCCGCAGCTTTCCGGCAACGGTGGCGGCGACCGTAAAGTGGTCGTGCATGCGGGTTTTGCCTTCTTCTTCGACCGTTTCCTGCAGGCTGCCTTTTGCGATCACAGAGGTTTCCACGGGTACGGAAGCGGGTCGAAAGATGAATGCAAGCCCCGCACCGAGCAACAGCACGATGACAAGGAAAATAACTAACCGTCGCCGCTTCATATCATTCCCTCGATTTGAGTACAGAGATCATATCCAGATGCGCGATGCGGCGCCCCACGAGATTGCCGGAAAGCGCCGCAGAGAAGAGAACCATGAGAAGCGCCCAGGCGTAGCTCGTGGGACGCACGACCAGCGGCATTCGATATAGCTCAGTCTGAAGGCGGGCTGCCAGAAGCGCGCTCAGACCGTAGCCGGCGGCAAAGCCGAAGGGCAGCGCGAAGAGCGTGATCACGGCCTGCTCGCCCAGCAGGATCGAGGTAATCTCCTGCCGCGTGAAGCCAAGTATGCGGAGCGTGGCGAGTTCGCGAGCTCGCTCAGAGAGTGCGATGCGTGCTCCGTTGTAAATCATGCCGGCGGCAATGATAGCGGCAAAAATAATGAGTGTGCCAAGCGACAGTGCCATGCTGCGGTTGATAGTGTCCCGGAAGCTGTCTACGGTAGTTTTCTTGATCGCCACGGACGCCACCGCAGGCAAGGTTTTCAGGCTCTGGTAGAGCAGCGGCTGCTTTGCCGCGTCGACCTGGAGGAATGCTCCTGAGATGGATCCACCTTCCTGCAGAAGGCGATTGAGCGCAGGTAGCTCGATGTAGGCGTTGGTGCCGAGCGGCTCATCCACAAGCGCCGCGACGGGAAGACTACGCACGAGGCGGCGTCCTTCGAGGATTTCGACCTGGACGGATTCTCCCGGCACGACGTGGAGGAGTTCAGCGAGTGTAGTGGAGAGGACGACACCGTCAGGCGGCATGAGCGCACGACGCCCCTGCTGGTCGATCATGAGCCGCATGCGGCTGTCGCGCGACAGTCCAAGCAGGCTGGTTTTGTGAGATCGATGCTGGAAGCGCAGACGCACAGGGACGTCGCGAAAGGGCTCGGAGGCAATAACGCCAGGCAGGTGAGCCAGTTCCTGCCGAATGCCGGCCGAGCGCGCTTCGTTAAAGGTGACGGTGATATCTTCCCGCTGCGTATCGCGAAACTGCAGATCCATGATGCGATCAAGGGAGTCGAGCATGCCAAACTCGACGACGACAATCATAATGGCGGTGCAGATGGCGAAGGCAGAGGCCAGGGCTCTCCACGGGCGTCGCTCGAGGTTGCGTAACATCATGCGCAAAGCCGCGGAGCGGACACGGAGATTGAACCTGTCCAGCAGCGTAGGGCGGAATTGCTGCGGAGACTCGGGGCGCATGGCCTCAGCCGGCGGAAGCGCGGCCGCGTAAAGAACGGGAACAAGCGCACCGGCAATGGCTGTGCCCGCGCAAATGAGCCCGGCCCAGAAGAAGATGCTGACTTCAGGCCGGTAAATAAGAATGGGAAATCGGTAGAACTCCGCATAAAGCCTTGCGAGACGAATGCCAAAAACCCATCCCACCACGCAGCCAAGCAGGTATCCGGCGGATGCGATCAGAAGACTGAACTGTACATAGTGCGCGGCCACCTGGCCGCTGGTAAAACCGAATGC
The DNA window shown above is from Acidobacterium capsulatum ATCC 51196 and carries:
- a CDS encoding efflux RND transporter periplasmic adaptor subunit translates to MKRRRLVIFLVIVLLLGAGLAFIFRPASVPVETSVIAKGSLQETVEEEGKTRMHDHFTVAATVAGKLRRIHLDAGDAVKENQIIAWIDPAPIDPRQQAILQARLDAARASQKQAEALAARAAADQAQAQKDLDRARQLFQHGIISQEAQERAVTVDSVAAKQAHAADSALEAAKSQVEEARSALLEYHSGPSTLPTPIRAPIDGRVLRLFEKSERVVTPGMPLLEIGFTPRLEIVSDFLTRDAVRIQPEMHALITDWGGAEDIPARVRLVEPGGFTKVSALGVEEQRVNVVCDPIGPTHGLEDAYHVNVQVIVWQGSNVLKVPASAIFRFQKEWAVFLVKNGKAHRTIVQIGHRGSTFWEVTAGLRLGDRVVVHPGADIEDGVRVKESRAAQEAH
- a CDS encoding ABC transporter permease yields the protein MAVLQRKLVRDLLHIRGQAIAIILVIACGVAAFVTMRSMYRSLLRSQADYYARYRFADVFAELKRAPERAADRIREVPGVARVQPRVVMDVTLNVPGLDEPAVGRLISMPAENSGALNALFLRRGRFIEPHAANEAVASEAFASANHLQLGSTIQAIIQGRWQRLTVVGIALSPEYIYEIRGGASLFPDNRRFGVLWMSPEALQSALDMKGAFNSVAVSLRPHANELEVIASMDRILDRYGCLGAYGREDQISHRFISDEISQNRISAMIIPAIFLLVAAVLVHLSFTRVVSMQRSEIAVIKAFGFTSGQVAAHYVQFSLLIASAGYLLGCVVGWVFGIRLARLYAEFYRFPILIYRPEVSIFFWAGLICAGTAIAGALVPVLYAAALPPAEAMRPESPQQFRPTLLDRFNLRVRSAALRMMLRNLERRPWRALASAFAICTAIMIVVVEFGMLDSLDRIMDLQFRDTQREDITVTFNEARSAGIRQELAHLPGVIASEPFRDVPVRLRFQHRSHKTSLLGLSRDSRMRLMIDQQGRRALMPPDGVVLSTTLAELLHVVPGESVQVEILEGRRLVRSLPVAALVDEPLGTNAYIELPALNRLLQEGGSISGAFLQVDAAKQPLLYQSLKTLPAVASVAIKKTTVDSFRDTINRSMALSLGTLIIFAAIIAAGMIYNGARIALSERARELATLRILGFTRQEITSILLGEQAVITLFALPFGFAAGYGLSALLAARLQTELYRMPLVVRPTSYAWALLMVLFSAALSGNLVGRRIAHLDMISVLKSRE